From a single Toxoplasma gondii ME49 chromosome II, whole genome shotgun sequence genomic region:
- a CDS encoding Ubiquinol-cytochrome c chaperone, putative (encoded by transcript TGME49_298030) gives MAFSLAQKAQKSVPAACTSVRSRFAGPHPLCHRTTPSLNAKRGIPCSPVLDATPPRNPHTHACLSSSSDVSPLPYSSYSFPVFRPTLRRHLPNQLSSPSRRCIRIFSEKNVGSPSSLRVCSGRLLPTASHAASLLSLRSFSSDVSSATTQSERRRTESGTQHETKDLAAAKVAWATPVKDKGLSLVGGKKKQEVDRQALAASLVAQGAEPFVALSAADEVAAAGSLGAAINERLIDLYKNSDAGAAERKKTYHPFVRPVEGVERQLLALESERLLSDSLLLAISPARSAKYCVPLPNEHRAAFPLFYYNFFGKHRQYTSTAWKFVHLILERTEADYLHAAFNIPGGFNGRFYFFMLHLWILHKRLCLGVNPCMQAEKQRKQFLAHRRRLWESRQNDMPMSALENSEQARGFVLDSTRPTARSQRACATNSEKSDTSCTPKNERSDDVMDETKSPARETDEATGKPGGQMQQSTDSVCAWDQRREEEEYLLRGNPLLVDVEKVVEGEMIDAELFKLTWDIIRDWILQKHVPEARFEFELRNCQQYAFGFFAGLDEALTDDEIYAARIKEILWGNVYSGQVSFDDAHLNWLTKYLIRQLTHVMHIHKAYFYKASFTWADFPMSADFPAPRIVPPLAQRVHYGGYTPSVAGPAPSRRSLGGRPLPEQLSPGTRQTSLSLLWDRLKSKLWLGRQMGTQAKN, from the exons ATGGCGTTCTCTTTGGCGCAGAAGGCCCAGAAGTCAGTGCCCGCGGCGTGCACCTCCGTACGGTCACGCTTTGCTGGTCCTCATCCGCTTTGCCACCGAACCACTCCGAGTTTAAACGCGAAACGCGGAATCCCGTGTTCGCCTGTCCTTGATGCCACGCCGCCGAGAAACCCACATACGCatgcttgtctttcttcctcttcggacgtctctcctctcccgtaTTCCTCGTACTCGTTCCCTGTCTTCCGCCCCACTCTGCGGCGGCACCTTCCTAACCAGctttcttcaccttcccGTCGTTGCATCAGGATATTCTCTGAGAAAAACGTTGGATCGCCTTCATCTTTGCGGGTTTGCTCTGGTCGCCTTCTTCCGACAGCGTCTCATGCTGCGAGCCTTCTGTCACTCCGTTCGTTTAGCTCAGATGTTTCTTCGGCCACAACCCAATccgaaagaaggagaaccgAGAGTGGAACGCAGCACGAGACGAAGGACCTCGCAGCGGCGAAGGTAGCCTGGGCGACACCTGTTAAGGACAAGGGGCTTTCTCTGGTTggcggaaaaaagaaacaagaagtGGACCGACAAGCGTTGGCAGCATCGCTCGTTGCTCAGGGCGCAGAACCCTTTGTAGCGTTAAGTGCTGCAGATGAGGTAGCTGCAGCCGGAAGCTTAGGTGCAGCGATAAACGAAAGACTCATTGACTTGTATAAAAATTCGGACGCAGGAGCGGccgaaagaaagaaaacctATCACCCG TTCGTTCGCCCTGTCGAGGGAGTGGAGCGCCAGTTGCTTGCACTTGAGTCCGAACGCCTTCTTAGTGATTCACTCTTGCTTGCCATCTCACCGGCCCGCTCGGCGAAGTATTGTGTGCCTCTCCCAAACGAGCACAGGGCggcttttcctctgttttaCTACAACTTTTTCGG GAAGCATCGGCAATATACGAGCACTGCCTGGAAGTTTGTTCACCTAATTTTGGAGAGGACGGAGGCGGATtacctgcatgcagcatTTAATATCCCGGGAGGCTTCAATGGGCGGTTTTACTTCTTTATGCTGCACCTATGGATTCTTCACAAGCGTCTGTGCCTGGGAGTAAACCCCTGTATGCAAGCTGAAAAGCAGCGCAAGCAATTCCTGGCCCATCGTCGGCGACTTTGGGAGAGTAGACAGAACGACATGCCAATGAGTGCTCTGGAAAACTCTGAACAAGCTCGTGGCTTCGTTCTCGATTCGACTCGCCCTACGGCGCGCTCACAGAGAGCGTGCGCAACGAACTCGGAAAAGAGTGACACGAGTTGTACTCCGAAAAATGAAAGAAGTGACGACGTCATGGATGAGACAAAGTCACCGGCGCGGGAGACGGACGAAGCAACTGGCAAGCCTGGTGGACAGATGCAGCAATCAACTGATTCTGTCTGTGCGTGGGATCAAAGacgggaagaggaagaataCTTGCTTCGTGGAAATCCGCTCCTTGTCGATGTGGAGAAGGTCGTTGAAGGGGAAATGATTGACGCCGAGCTCTTCAAACTCACTTGGGACATCATCAGAGATTGGATTCTTCAAAAGCAC GTGCCGGAGGCCCGGTTCGAATTTGAGCTCCGGAACTGTCAGCAGTacgcgttcggc TTCTTTGCTGGACTGGATGAGGCGCTCACCGACGATGAGATCTACGCCGCCAGAATAAAGGAGATTCTTTGGGG GAACGTGTACAGCGGCCAGGTGAGCTTCGACGACGCGCACCTCAATTGGCTTACAAAATATCTCATCCGGCAACTAACGCACGTCATGCACATTCACAAGGCGTACTTCTACAAAGCCTCGTTCACTTG GGCCGACTTCCCGATGTCGGCAGACTTTCCCGCTCCTCGCATTGTTCCACCTCTCGCGCAACGCGTACACTATGGTGGTTATACTCCGTCGGTCGCAGGGCCTGCGCCAAGTCGAAGGTCTCTCGGTggtcgtcctcttcctgaGCAGCTTTCACCGGGGACACGCCAAACGAGCCTGTCCTTGCTCTGGGATCGTCTCAAGAGCAAACTCTGGCTGGGCAGACAAATGGGGACCCAAGCCAAGAACTAG
- a CDS encoding DEAD-family helicase (encoded by transcript TGME49_298020) has product MSPELGREHGNGDTAEVSPVSVSGSEGAAEPDNARKESQRSAPEAGSQEEDDREEGEVRSSGSSDVDNGDRAAEARGGEQENEATRGRKRVLPAAGKEPPSVRRAVAVSALPAPRFSSRLPPCRPTAPSSSKKFPDGHGDIEGGAHSGASHRKQDEASVVAAVSSPPLACGVTSALPKRTFSSSTLDLQPSAGLARSPVSALSAAKQEASICPRSSRYSREEETRVGGRHVRDGDRRTREDDRRRTDDDSRDGRDDRRTREDDRRRTDDDSRDGRDDRRTREDDRRRTDDDSRDGRDDRRTREDDRRRTDDDSRNGRDDRRTREDDRRHRDEARTEGREDRRGRENDRRGREEDRVRSDGKDEDREGSGGRERDSRSGRDAVGTKRGDSARQTKEDGEDEQDKSRPASWTSVLRAPERNSIRSLEDVLTKQKTEEQPTRIMFLTKKQREQQRAADERRQMEMEKKKERQLLQNRKNFLMQQEIEKEREMKEKLKQREMEKIKEEQERRLRAVRGHAGTSSRSKAEEEREAKREAEGKKGGSSGRARESSLADLRLLNLPEQELRARQQERELEQIRNHYLGMRTEKKKIQKPSEKFRNIFNFEWNDAEDTCKGDNNPLYQERMEPQLLFGRGFRAGMDIREQRKQNNFYDELVKRRQEHQKAEASRGAAEAAAAATEAVRAARDAQASRLREKEDAEDNRGHWTTKKREEMNERDWRIFREDFEIYIKGGRVPPPIRTWAESALPWELIEAVKHANYDRPTPIQMQAIPIALEQRDLIGIAETGSGKTAAFVLPMLTYVKGLPPLNEDTGQDGPYALILAPSRELALQIDEETQKFASFCKCQTVAVVGGRSAETQAFQLRRGAEIVIGTPGRVKDCLEKAYTVLNQCNYVVLDEADRMIDMGFEEIVNFILDQIPTSNLKSNDEALILQQEMQAKAGHRLYRLTQMFSATMPPAVERLARKYLRQPSYISIGDPGAGKRAIEQRVEFVPEARKKQRLQDVLENATPPVMVFVNQKKSADALAKVLGKLGYSACSLHGGKAQENREAALSSFKEGSHDVLVATDVAGRGIDVEGVQLVVNFDMPKDIEAYTHRIGRTGRAGRKGLAISFLTEEDSGIFYDLKQLLVSTNNIVPLELAHHPAAKAKGGDKNLIKPIWFN; this is encoded by the exons ATGTCGCCTGAGCTGGGGAGAGAGCACGGGAACGGAGACACGGCGgaggtgtctcctgtctccgtttcggGCTCCGAAGGTGCGGCGGAGCCCGACAACGCGCGGAAGGAATCGCAGCGATCGGCTCCGGAGGCGGGAAGCCAAGAGgaggacgacagagaagaaggtgaagtTCGCAGCAGCGGCTCTTCAGACGTCGACAACGGCGACAGGGCGGCAGAAGCGCGCGgtggagaacaagagaacgAGGCCACCCGAGGACGGAAGCGGGTGTTGCCTGCAGCCGGAAAAGAGCCACCCTCTGTGCGGAGAGCTGTCGCGGTCTCTGCCCTGCCGGcgcctcgcttctcgtcCAGACTGCCTCCTTGTCGCCCCACCGCGCCGTCGTCCTCCAAGAAGTTCCCCGATGGCCACGGAGACATCGAAGGCGGCGCTCACAGCGGGGCGTCTCATAGGAAGCAGGACGAAGCGAGTGTCGTCGCCGCCGTGTCGTCGCCTCCGCTAGCTTGCGGAGTCACATCCGCACTGCCGAAACGcaccttttcttcctcaacTCTCGATCTGCAGCCGTCGGCAGGCCTTGCGCGTTCGCCGGTTTCTGCGTTGTCTGCGGCGAAGCAGGAGGCTTCGATCTGCCCGCGCTCCTCCAGATACtccagagaggaggagaccaGGGTCGGGGGTCGACATGTGAGGGACGGGGACAGACGGACGCGAGAGGACGATCGCAGGCGAACAGACGATGATagcagagacggaagagacgacCGACGGACGCGAGAGGACGACCGCAGGCGAACAGACGATGATagcagagacggaagagacgacCGACGGACGCGAGAGGACGACCGCAGGCGAACAGACGATGATagcagagacggaagagacgacCGACGGACGCGAGAGGACGACCGCAGGCGAACAGACGATGATagcagaaacggaagagacgacagacgGACGCGAGAGGACGACCGCAGGCATCGCGACGAGGCCCGGacggaggggagagaagacagacgggGGCGGGAAAACgaccgaagaggaagggaagaagatcGAGTTCGAAGCGacggaaaagacgaagacagagagggaagcggaggacgagaaagagacagccggAGTGGCAGAGACGCTGTAGGCAccaaaagaggagacagcgcgcgaCAGACtaaagaagacggagaggacgaaCAGGACAAATCCCGACCGGCGTCCTGGACCAG cgttTTGAGGGCTCCTGAACGCAATAGTATTCGCTCTCTCGAGGACGTTttgacgaagcagaaaacagaggaacaACCCACGCGC ATCATGTTTttgacgaagaaacagagagagcagcaaCGAGCCGCGGATGAACGGCGTCAAAtggaaatggagaagaagaaggaacggcaGCTGCTGCAAAACCGAAAGAATTTCCTGATGCAACAA GAAATCGAGAAAGAGCGggagatgaaggagaagctgaagcagcgcgagatggagaaaatcaaggaagaacaagaga GGCGCCTACGAGCGGTGAGAGGACACGCCGGTACCTCGTCTCGTAgcaaggcagaagaagaacgcgaggcgaagcgcgaagcagaaggcaagaaagGCGGTTCTTCTGGGCGTGCGCGCGAAAGCAGCTTGGCTGATCTGCGACTTCTCAATCTCCCCGAGCAAGAGTTACGAGCGAGGCAACAG GAGCGAGAGCTCGAACAAATTCGAAATCATTACCTCGGGATgcggacggagaagaagaagatccaGAAACCGTCGGAAAAGTTCAG GAACATTTTTAACTTCGAGTGGAATGACGCAGAAGACACATGCAAAGGCGACAACAACCCGCTGTACCAGGAGAGAATGGAGCCACAGCTGCTCTTTGGACGCGG GTTTCGAGCGGGCATGGATATCCGAGAGCAGCGCAAACAAAACAATTTCTACGACGAACTCGTGAAACG GCGGCAAGAACACCAGAAGGCTGAAGCATCTCGTGGAGCTGCTGAagccgctgcagctgccaCGGAGGCCGTGAGGGCAGCGAGAGATGCGCAGGCCTCGCGCCTGCGTGAGAaggaagatgcagaggacAATCGCGGCCActggacgacgaagaagcgggaggaaatgaacgagagagactggagaatTTTCAGAGAAGACTTCGAGATTTACATCAAG GGAGGACGCGTGCCTCCACCTATTCGGACTTGGGCAGAGAGCGCACTGCCGTGGGAGTTGATTGAGGCTGTGAAGCATGCAAACTACGACCGACCTACACCGATTCAAATGCAGGCGATCCCCATCGCTCTCGAGCAGCGAGACCTGATTGGCATTGCAGAAACTGGATCCG GAAAGACAGCGGCGTTCGTGCTACCCATGCTGACGTATGTGAAGGGCCTGCCGCCGCTGAATGAAGACACTGGGCAAGATGGACCCTACGCACTCATTTTGGCGCCTTCCAG AGAACTGGCCCTTCAGATTgacgaagagacgcagaagttcgcctccttctgcaAGTGCCAGACCGTTGCTGTCGTCGGAGGCCGCAGCGCCGAAACACAGGCCTTCCAACTACGCAGAGG TGCTGAGATTGTCATCGGAACCCCTGGGCGTGTCAAGGACTGCCTCGAGAAGGCGTACACCGTTCTTAATCAATGCAACTATGTTGTCCTTGACGAAGCAG ATCGAATGATTGATATGGGTTTTGAGGAGATCGTGAATTTCATTTTAGATCAAATTCCGACTTCCAATTTGAAGAGCAACGACGAAGCCCTCATCCTTCAACAA GAGATGCAAGCGAAGGCAGGCCACCGGCTGTACCGCCTCACGCAAATGTTCAGCGCGACGATGCCTCCGGCTGTGGAGCGACTGGCACG CAAGTATCTGAGGCAGCCTTCGTATATCTCCATTGGCGATCCCGGTGCTGGCAAGCGAGCAATCGAGCAGCGCGTGGAGTTTGTCCCTGAGGCGCGTAAGAAGCAACGCCTTCAG GACGTGCTCGAAAACGCTACACCTCCAGTCATGGTTTTCGTCAATCAGAAGAAATCTGCAGACGCACTGGCCAAGGTCCTCGGCAAGTTGGGATACAG TGCATGCTCGCTTCACGGAGGAAAGGCGCAAGAAAATCGCGAGGCtgctctttcgtctttcaaG GAAGGAAGTCACGATGTTCTCGTAGCGACAGACGTTGCTGGGCGAGGTATTGACGTTGAGGGGGTGCAACTTGTGGTAAACTTCGATATGCCTAAAGATATCGAAGCGTACACCCATCGAATCG GTCGTACGGGTCGTGCGGGACGGAAGGGTCTCGCGATCTCGTTCCTTACCGAAGAGGATAGTGGGATTTTCTATGACCTCAAGCAGCTGCTTGTTTCGACAAACAACATTGTGCCTCTTGAGCTTGCCCATCATCCGGCAGCCAAGGCGAAAGGTGGCGACAAAAATTTGATCAAGCCGATTTGGTTCAATTGA